GCCTATAACGTAAACCTTAGGACCACCGATCTGGGAATCGCCAAGGCAATAGCCAACAGAATGCGTTTCGCCGGCGGAGGTCTTCGGTTCGTCAGGGCAATTGGCCTCCCCCTTGAGGATAAGGGCATGGTTCAGGTGTCCATGAACCTGACCAACTACGAACAGACTCCTATACCTATGGTCTATTTCCTGATCAAGGCTCTGGCGGATACCTACGGAGTAGCCATCGCCGAGGCGGAGCTGGTGGGGCCAGTCCCTCTGGCTGCTTTGAAGGACGTCGTCGCTATGTGCCTTCAGGTTCGGGATTTCGATATAGGTCAGGTTATAGAGACCAACTTGCTGGGATAGAAAAAGTTCAGGAGCCTTCCTCATATGAGGAAGGCTCCTGAACTTTTTGGGACTTTTATCGTTATTCTATATTTCCTATCTCGCTTTCCACCTTTTCGACCAGTTTACCCTGGGAGATTAGATCGGCGGCAAGGGCCTGGTCCTTGTAGAATACCCTGTCCTCGGTCATGAAGGATACGCTCTCCCTGAGGAGATCGTAGGCGGGCCTGGTTCCCTTGCCCATAGCCCTCTTTTCCTGGAGGTCTATGGCCTGGGCGGCGTTCATCCACTCTATGCCCAAGATCGCCTGGACGTGGCCTAGGATCGTCCTGGCCTTCCTGGCCCCGATGGTCCCCATGCTGACGTGATCCTCCTGGCCTGCGGAGGTGGGGATCGAGTCCACGCAGGCGGGATGGGCGAGGACTTTGTTTTCCGACGCCAGCGCTGCCGCTGCGTACTGGGGAACCATGAAGCCGCAGTTGATGCCTCCTTCGGATATCAGGAAAGCCGGAAGGCCGTGGTTCAGCGCAGGATCGACTAACTTGGCTATACGCCTTTCGGATATGTTGCCCATCTCCGATATGGCTATTCCCAAGGTGTCCATAGCAACCGCTATAGGCTGGCCGTGAAAGTTGCCGCCGGAGAAGACGTCTCCGGTGTCGGTGAACACCAGTGGGTTGTCGGTGGCGGCGTTCAGCTCCGCCTCCACGACTCCCTTGACGTAGGAGGTCGCCATTCTGCTTGCTCCGTGGATCTGGGGGATACACCTTACGGTGTAGGAGTCCTGCATTCTGACCTCTCCCTGGCGGGTCATCCATGCACTGCCCTCAAGCAATCTCCTCAGGTTGGAGGCTACGGCGATCTGACCTTCCTGGCCTCTAGCTAGGTGTATCCTTGGATCGAACGCGTCTATGACGCCCCTCAACGACTCGGCGGTAAGGGCCCCTATTATGTCGGCGGATTTTTGTAGGATTATGGTATCGAAAAGGACGTGAGCCCCGACAGAGGTCATGACCGGTGTGCCGTTGATGAGGGCCAGGCCCTCCTTGGCTTTTAGGGAAACGAGAGGGATGCCCGCTCGCTCCATGGCTTCCTTGCCCTCGTAGACGACTCCTCCGAACTCCGCCTCTCCCTCTCCTATCATGGGCAGAACCATGTGGGCCAAGGGACAGAGGTCGCCACTGGCTCCTACGGAGCCCTTTTCCGGAATGACCGGATGTACTCCTTTATTTAGCATCTCCACCAGCGTCAGAGGTATCTCTTTCCTTGCGCCGGAAAAGCCCTTTACGATGGAGTTTGCCCTGAGAAGTAGTATGCCCCTCACTATCTCCCTGTGCAGAGGGTCTCCGACACCGACGGCGTCGGAGCGGATGAGGTTTATCTGTAGCCTGTCTATTTGGTCCTCGGAGATGGCGACGTCGGCGAATTTGCCGAACCCCGTGTTTATGCCGTACATAGGCTGTCCCTGGGCCAGGAGCCGCTCTACAACCTCTCTGGATGCAGCGATCTTTTCAAATCCATCGTCGCTTATCTCTACCTTTGCTCCGAAGCGAGTTACGGCTATAAATTCCTCGACAGAAAGGCTGTTACCGTCGATAACGATCTTTTTCATGACAATAGTCACTCCTTTTTGGATTATGAGAGGAGCATCCCCATGCCCTGTAATCTCACTCGAAGCGCTCTATTCCTGAATTACGACGTCTATCTCTACGTCACGTTAAGGTATACCCATTCTCTCTCCATGTCAAGATTTCCCTTTGTCTGGACTGTCAAATCTGTCAACTGGACAAACACGGTAAATTGATGGATAGGTGACGAGACCAAGCTATAGTGGTAAAGAAGCGCAGAAAATTGAGAGCATCCCCTATCTTGAGGAGAAGGAGCGTGGTCTTTATCTAAGCAACTTTATGTCCATAAAATAAGACAAAGGGAGGGAAGTTTATGTTAACCAATCCTGTTGTTGTGTCAGTTGTGGTTATGACGGTGCTCTGTCTTTTGAAACTTAACGTTATACTGTCTCTAATCGTGGCCGCTATGGTAGGTGGGCTAGCTGCGGGTATGTCTATAGGGGACACGATGGGTGTTTTGATAGGTGGTATGGGAGGTAACGCTGAGACCGCTCTGAGTTATGTACTATTAGGGGCCTTGGCGACGGCTATCGCCAAGACAAACGCCGCCGATCTTCTGGTGAAAAAAATAACTGTCCTTATTAACGGCAATAAGGTCGTCCTGTTGCTGGTGTTGGCTTTTATCGCCTGTCTTTCCGGGACGGTCATACCGGTTCACATCGCTTTTATTCCCATTATCATACCTCCGTTACTGATATTGATGAATAAGCTAAAACTGGACAGACGTTCCGCCGCCTGTGCCCTGGCTTTCGGACTGAAGGCCCCCTATATAACGATACCAGTAGGGTATGGTCTGATCTTCCACAATATCGTCAGAGATCAAATGGGGCTTAGCGGCATAGAGATAACTACCGGTATGGTTTGGAGGTCCGCCTGGGTAGCCGGTCTTGCCATGGTTACGGGGTTGGCTATCGCCCTTTTTGCGTATAGAAAACCTAGGGAATACTCTCAGTTAGACGATAGTCACAATATCAATCTGGATAGCAACGAGGATATAAGCTTTTCTCCAAAGCATTGGGCGACCTTACTGGCTGGTTTAGCGGCTTTGGTGGTCCAGCTTATATACGGGTCTATGCCTATCGGTGCTATGGCAGGTCTCAGTATCATGCTGATATGTCGGTGTGTGAAATGGAGCGATATGGAGGAGATAGTTAAGGGCGGTATCAATCTCATGGGACTTATCGCTATCGTCATGTTGGTGGCCTCTGGATACGCCTCCGTCATGAGACATACCGGAGGGGTCAACAGTTTGGTGGAGGCGGCTACTGGCATGATGGAGGGAAGTAAGTTTATGTCAGCTACGGTTATGATCGTTATGGGGCTGATCATCACCATGGGGATCGGAACTTCATTCGGTACGGTTCCTATCATAGCAGCTATATACTGTCCTCTGGCTACGGCATTGGGATTCAGCGTACCTGCGACGATTCTGCTTATAGTTGTGGCCGCCGCCCTAGGTGATGCAGGGTCCCCCGCCTCCGATACCACACTAGGGCCCACCGCTGGTTTAGACGCCGATGGCCAGCATGATCATATATGGGACACCTGTGTGCCGACTTTCCTCTGCTACAATATTCCACTTATTATTTTCGGTATTGCTGGAGCTTTGCTTTTATAGGAGATACGATAAAGCCCCCAATTCCTTGACAGGAATTGGGGGCTTTATCGTATCTTATCAGCTCTTTTTGTCTCTCCAGATAAAACCGCAGGCCAAGGTCACGGCGATTCCTGTCAGCTTTACCCAGGCGATTGGCCATATACACGATATTCCTGCGATCAGGAATATCCCCCTCTGCCACTGCTGAATTATCCTGTTAGTGTAGCCCAGCATAGAGTATCCCATCGCGAAGAGGGACCCGATCCCTCCAGCTATAGCTATGAGGTTCTGGGTTGTCCCGGAGGACAGCAACAATCCCTGATCGTAGCTGAAGGCGAAGGGGATTATGAAGGCCAATATCCCCAGCTTCATGGCTTGAAATCCCGTTTTGTTGGGATTTGCGTCGGCTATAGAGCTTGCGGCGTAGGCCGCCAGAGCCACAGGAGGGGTTATGTTGGACACTATGGCGAAGTAAAAGACGAACATATGGGCCGCTATCGGGGGGAATCCCAGCTTAGCCAGGGCAGGAACCCCGAGAGCTGCTCCCAGTATGTAGGCACTGGTGGTTGGCAGTCCCATCCCCAGGACCAGCGATACCATAGCTATCATCACCAGGGCCATGAAGGGAGCGTTTCCTGCCACGGAGAACACCAGTCCTACGAACTTAAACCCTATTCCCGTCAAGGAGACCGATCCGACGACCAACCCTGCGGCGGCACAGGCGATACAAACCACAGGGATATTTTTCGCACCGGTGTAGATAGCGTCAAGTATGGCTTTCGGTCCCATCCTGTTGGCTTTCTCGGGGAGGGAAACCACCCAGGCCGCTCCTATGCCTATAACCGCCGCCAGCATGGGGGTGTAGCCCGATAACAGGAGGTATATGAGCACCACGATTGGCGACATCATGTAGAGTTTTTTGATGACCGTCTTTTTATCGGGAAGTTCTTCAGGAGAAAGACCTTTTAAATTGTTCTTCAGAGCCCCAAGGTGGACCATGAGCAGGACCGCCGCATAATAGAGGATGGCGGGGAGAATCGCCGCAACCATGATGACTTTAAACTGAACCCCCAGGAATGAGGCCATTATGAAAGCACCGGCTCCCATGATGGGAGGCATTATCTGTCCTCCTGTGCTGGCAACCGCCTCCACCGCTGCTGCGAAGAACGGTGGGTAACCTATTCTCTTCATGAGAGGTATGGTGAAGGTTCCGGTTCCGTAGACGTTGGCGACCGCCGCCCCTGATATGG
The uncultured Dethiosulfovibrio sp. genome window above contains:
- a CDS encoding Na+/H+ antiporter NhaC family protein, which codes for MSVVVMTVLCLLKLNVILSLIVAAMVGGLAAGMSIGDTMGVLIGGMGGNAETALSYVLLGALATAIAKTNAADLLVKKITVLINGNKVVLLLVLAFIACLSGTVIPVHIAFIPIIIPPLLILMNKLKLDRRSAACALAFGLKAPYITIPVGYGLIFHNIVRDQMGLSGIEITTGMVWRSAWVAGLAMVTGLAIALFAYRKPREYSQLDDSHNINLDSNEDISFSPKHWATLLAGLAALVVQLIYGSMPIGAMAGLSIMLICRCVKWSDMEEIVKGGINLMGLIAIVMLVASGYASVMRHTGGVNSLVEAATGMMEGSKFMSATVMIVMGLIITMGIGTSFGTVPIIAAIYCPLATALGFSVPATILLIVVAAALGDAGSPASDTTLGPTAGLDADGQHDHIWDTCVPTFLCYNIPLIIFGIAGALLL
- the hutH gene encoding histidine ammonia-lyase → MKKIVIDGNSLSVEEFIAVTRFGAKVEISDDGFEKIAASREVVERLLAQGQPMYGINTGFGKFADVAISEDQIDRLQINLIRSDAVGVGDPLHREIVRGILLLRANSIVKGFSGARKEIPLTLVEMLNKGVHPVIPEKGSVGASGDLCPLAHMVLPMIGEGEAEFGGVVYEGKEAMERAGIPLVSLKAKEGLALINGTPVMTSVGAHVLFDTIILQKSADIIGALTAESLRGVIDAFDPRIHLARGQEGQIAVASNLRRLLEGSAWMTRQGEVRMQDSYTVRCIPQIHGASRMATSYVKGVVEAELNAATDNPLVFTDTGDVFSGGNFHGQPIAVAMDTLGIAISEMGNISERRIAKLVDPALNHGLPAFLISEGGINCGFMVPQYAAAALASENKVLAHPACVDSIPTSAGQEDHVSMGTIGARKARTILGHVQAILGIEWMNAAQAIDLQEKRAMGKGTRPAYDLLRESVSFMTEDRVFYKDQALAADLISQGKLVEKVESEIGNIE
- a CDS encoding TRAP transporter permease: MRKLQGLTAKAFYLYVLAMGFFHLYTALFGTFEAYLQRAIHLTWVLPMAFILYPIGGKKEGQDIADSTIPWYDWALAAASLAPGLYIMMNYTDITYRMAQVDPVTTAQLILGSLLTVLLIEATRRVVGLPLAIIAAFFTAYMYLGHYMPGIMKGLSFSFHEVIEQIYLIDEGIFSIPLGVSATFVMIFLIFGGFLEKSGVGAYFMEFAQAFTGTSPGGPAKIAVVSSALFGSISGAAVANVYGTGTFTIPLMKRIGYPPFFAAAVEAVASTGGQIMPPIMGAGAFIMASFLGVQFKVIMVAAILPAILYYAAVLLMVHLGALKNNLKGLSPEELPDKKTVIKKLYMMSPIVVLIYLLLSGYTPMLAAVIGIGAAWVVSLPEKANRMGPKAILDAIYTGAKNIPVVCIACAAAGLVVGSVSLTGIGFKFVGLVFSVAGNAPFMALVMIAMVSLVLGMGLPTTSAYILGAALGVPALAKLGFPPIAAHMFVFYFAIVSNITPPVALAAYAASSIADANPNKTGFQAMKLGILAFIIPFAFSYDQGLLLSSGTTQNLIAIAGGIGSLFAMGYSMLGYTNRIIQQWQRGIFLIAGISCIWPIAWVKLTGIAVTLACGFIWRDKKS